The following proteins are co-located in the Streptomyces sp. NBC_01198 genome:
- a CDS encoding aminotransferase class I/II-fold pyridoxal phosphate-dependent enzyme, producing the protein MLGEYRIAGRGASGIAADIESAVGSGALQPGAPLPPLRQLAAELDVNPNTVAAAYRLLRDRGVIETAGRRGSRVRARPATVPRAQIRIAVPTGVRDISTGNPDPALLPPLADALAAAAARNARTPALYGGPPVDEELGWLARAALDADGVPAGPVGLTSGSLDAMDRVLTAHLRPGDAVAVEDPGWGSLLDLVPALGLRAVPVAVDDEGPVTEEVARALRSGVRALVVTDRGQNPTGAALSAARAAELRAVLARHRQVLVIDDDHVSGSVDLPLHCLSGATEHWALVRSVAKAYGPDLRLALYTGDATTVDRVRGRHQLGAGWVSHLLQHALVHLWRTGAVDPAAVARSYGERREALVGALAARGVAAHGRSGMNVWVPVSDETGAVAGLLQRGWAVAPGARFRLRSAPGVRLTVSPLGQGDIEPLADAVAEVLHGPAAAHYG; encoded by the coding sequence GTGCTAGGAGAGTATCGAATCGCCGGGCGTGGCGCATCGGGTATCGCCGCCGACATCGAGAGCGCGGTGGGCAGCGGTGCGCTGCAACCGGGTGCGCCGCTGCCGCCGCTGCGGCAGCTCGCCGCGGAACTGGACGTCAATCCGAACACCGTGGCCGCCGCCTACCGGCTGCTCCGCGACCGCGGGGTGATCGAGACGGCGGGCCGCCGCGGCAGCCGGGTCAGGGCGCGCCCGGCGACCGTGCCCCGCGCGCAGATCCGGATCGCCGTCCCGACCGGGGTGCGGGATATCTCCACCGGCAACCCCGATCCAGCCCTGCTGCCGCCGCTGGCCGACGCGCTCGCAGCCGCCGCCGCACGGAACGCCCGGACGCCCGCGCTCTACGGCGGGCCCCCGGTGGACGAGGAGTTGGGATGGCTGGCCCGGGCCGCGCTGGACGCGGACGGTGTGCCCGCGGGGCCCGTGGGCCTCACCTCGGGCTCGCTGGACGCCATGGACCGGGTGCTCACCGCGCACCTGCGGCCGGGCGACGCGGTGGCCGTCGAGGACCCGGGATGGGGGAGCCTGCTCGACCTCGTCCCCGCGCTGGGCCTGCGGGCGGTCCCGGTGGCGGTGGACGACGAGGGGCCGGTGACCGAGGAGGTGGCCCGCGCGCTGCGGTCCGGGGTCCGCGCCCTGGTGGTGACCGACCGGGGGCAGAATCCCACCGGCGCGGCACTGTCGGCGGCCCGGGCGGCCGAGCTGCGTGCCGTACTCGCCCGGCACCGGCAGGTGCTGGTGATCGACGACGACCATGTCAGCGGCAGCGTGGACCTGCCGCTGCACTGCCTGTCCGGCGCCACCGAGCACTGGGCGCTGGTGCGTTCGGTCGCGAAGGCCTACGGGCCCGATCTGCGGCTGGCGCTGTACACGGGCGACGCCACCACGGTGGACCGCGTCCGCGGCCGGCACCAGCTCGGCGCCGGGTGGGTGAGCCATCTGCTCCAGCACGCCCTGGTCCACCTCTGGCGCACCGGCGCGGTCGACCCGGCTGCGGTCGCCAGGTCGTACGGTGAACGGCGCGAGGCGCTGGTAGGGGCGCTGGCCGCCCGGGGGGTGGCGGCCCACGGGCGGAGCGGCATGAACGTCTGGGTACCCGTCAGCGACGAGACCGGCGCGGTCGCCGGGCTGCTCCAGCGCGGCTGGGCCGTCGCCCCGGGCGCCCGCTTCCGGCTGCGCTCGGCACCCGGTGTGCGGCTGACCGTCTCACCGCTCGGCCAGGGCGACATCGAGCCGCTGGCCGACGCGGTCGCCGAGGTGCTGCACGGTCCTGCCGCCGCTCACTACGGCTGA
- a CDS encoding DMT family transporter yields MTAPAESRPAAVPPTAPGAMPPAAVPAGGSATVPGAAARTRRPAVDWRIRFAALGLVWGFSFLFMKVGNEAFAPLQVTLGRMVFGTAVLAAAVAVKRERLPRSPRTWLHLAVAAFLLNSVPFTLFATAEQTIPSMLAGICNAATPLFSMLVSLVALSEDRPSRERFAGVGLGFIGVLTVLGAWQGFSGQDPKGTLMALTAALSYAVGWAYVRRTLTGTGSSHLAVSASQLLLGTVQLLVVTPFFTSMPDSWPAKSVLSVLALGALGTGVAFLIQYGLVAEKGPTIGAMVTYLIPIVATTAGVTLLGETLHWNEPVGAVVILAGAALTQRRPKQQPAAGKAQP; encoded by the coding sequence ATGACCGCACCTGCCGAGAGCCGACCCGCCGCCGTTCCTCCGACCGCACCCGGCGCCATGCCGCCTGCCGCGGTGCCGGCCGGCGGATCCGCCACCGTGCCCGGCGCCGCGGCGCGTACGCGCCGGCCGGCGGTGGACTGGCGGATCCGCTTCGCGGCGCTCGGCCTGGTCTGGGGCTTCAGCTTTCTCTTCATGAAGGTGGGCAACGAGGCCTTCGCCCCGCTCCAGGTGACGCTGGGCCGGATGGTCTTCGGCACGGCGGTGCTCGCCGCGGCCGTCGCGGTCAAGCGGGAGCGGCTGCCACGCAGTCCGCGGACGTGGCTGCATCTGGCGGTCGCGGCCTTCCTGCTCAACTCGGTGCCGTTCACGCTGTTCGCCACCGCCGAGCAGACCATCCCCTCGATGCTGGCCGGGATATGCAACGCGGCCACCCCGCTGTTCTCGATGCTGGTCTCGCTGGTCGCGCTGTCCGAGGACCGGCCGTCCCGGGAGCGGTTCGCGGGTGTGGGCCTCGGCTTCATCGGCGTGCTCACCGTTCTCGGCGCCTGGCAGGGCTTCTCCGGTCAGGACCCGAAGGGCACGCTGATGGCGCTCACCGCGGCCCTCAGCTATGCGGTGGGCTGGGCGTACGTCCGGCGCACCCTGACCGGGACGGGCAGTTCGCATCTGGCGGTCTCGGCCAGCCAGTTGCTGCTCGGCACCGTGCAACTGCTGGTCGTCACGCCGTTCTTCACCTCGATGCCGGACAGCTGGCCGGCCAAGTCCGTGCTGTCGGTGCTGGCGCTGGGCGCGCTGGGCACCGGTGTGGCGTTCCTGATCCAGTACGGCCTGGTCGCGGAGAAGGGCCCGACGATCGGCGCGATGGTCACGTATCTGATACCCATCGTGGCGACCACCGCGGGCGTGACGCTGCTCGGTGAGACGCTGCACTGGAACGAGCCCGTCGGCGCGGTCGTGATCCTGGCCGGCGCCGCGCTCACCCAGCGGCGCCCGAAGCAGCAGCCGGCCGCCGGGAAGGCTCAGCCGTAG
- a CDS encoding LysR family transcriptional regulator produces MLSLERLRILHAIDTYGSVSAAADVLSVTTSAVSQQLAKLERETGQALLARSGRGVRLTDAGRLLSGHAERILSLVELAHTDLEAHRGAALGDLIAGAFPTAVRGLFPAALTELRREHPQLRAMVHELEPHDSLARLTRGDLDLAVVLDWYNKPLSLPGGLAKAPLFDDIVDVALPAGHRLADRAEIDLVELAQDAWIAWPDGGFCHEWLLFTLRGKGVEPRVAHHAEEHATVLALVAAGLGVAVIPRLGRDPMPGGVRVVPVRHTMRRHVYAVWREDADRRPAIRAAVDALGTAARRYS; encoded by the coding sequence ATGTTGAGCCTGGAACGCCTGCGTATCCTGCACGCCATCGACACGTACGGCTCGGTGAGCGCCGCGGCGGACGTGCTCAGCGTGACCACGTCCGCCGTCTCGCAGCAGTTGGCCAAGCTGGAGCGGGAGACCGGCCAGGCCCTGCTGGCCAGGAGCGGCCGCGGGGTGCGGCTCACCGACGCCGGACGGCTGCTGTCCGGGCACGCCGAGCGGATACTCTCGCTGGTCGAACTCGCCCACACCGACCTGGAGGCGCACCGCGGGGCCGCGCTCGGCGACCTGATCGCCGGGGCCTTCCCCACCGCGGTACGCGGGCTGTTCCCCGCCGCACTCACCGAACTGCGGCGCGAGCACCCGCAACTGCGGGCGATGGTGCACGAGCTGGAGCCGCACGACTCGCTGGCCCGCCTCACCCGCGGCGACCTCGACCTGGCGGTCGTCCTCGACTGGTACAACAAGCCGCTGTCACTGCCCGGCGGCCTGGCCAAGGCGCCGCTCTTCGACGACATCGTCGACGTGGCACTGCCGGCCGGCCACCGGCTCGCGGACCGCGCGGAGATCGACCTGGTCGAACTGGCGCAGGACGCCTGGATCGCCTGGCCGGACGGCGGCTTCTGCCACGAGTGGCTGCTGTTCACCCTCCGCGGCAAGGGCGTCGAGCCACGGGTCGCGCACCATGCCGAGGAGCACGCCACCGTGCTCGCCCTGGTCGCCGCGGGGCTCGGGGTCGCGGTCATTCCCCGGCTGGGCCGTGACCCGATGCCGGGCGGCGTGCGGGTGGTGCCGGTCCGCCACACCATGCGGCGCCACGTCTACGCGGTCTGGCGCGAGGACGCCGACCGCCGCCCGGCGATCCGGGCTGCGGTGGACGCCCTCGGCACGGCGGCGCGCCGCTACTCCTGA
- a CDS encoding Rieske (2Fe-2S) protein: MAETPGFSQPPTRRTVFAAAGGAGLAAVLTACGSDSDSGSAAGAPSSGSDAPSTAPSDAGAPSGSSSSGSGGGTPLGKTADIPVGGGKVFADQKVVVTQPTAGDFKGFSAVCTHMGCVVADVSGGTINCHCHGSKFHAADGTVANGPATAPLPAQPVSVSGDSVTLG; the protein is encoded by the coding sequence ATGGCCGAAACGCCCGGATTCTCCCAGCCCCCGACCCGCCGTACCGTCTTCGCGGCCGCGGGCGGCGCCGGCCTCGCCGCGGTACTGACCGCGTGCGGCTCCGACTCGGACTCCGGGTCGGCCGCCGGCGCCCCGTCAAGCGGGTCGGACGCGCCGTCCACGGCCCCCTCGGACGCCGGAGCGCCGTCCGGCTCGTCCTCCTCAGGTTCCGGCGGCGGGACGCCGCTGGGGAAGACCGCGGACATCCCGGTCGGCGGCGGGAAGGTCTTCGCCGACCAGAAGGTGGTCGTCACCCAGCCGACGGCCGGCGACTTCAAGGGCTTCTCGGCGGTCTGCACCCACATGGGCTGCGTGGTCGCCGACGTCTCCGGCGGCACGATCAACTGCCACTGCCACGGCAGCAAGTTCCACGCGGCGGACGGCACGGTGGCGAACGGCCCGGCCACCGCACCGCTGCCGGCCCAGCCGGTCAGCGTCTCCGGCGACAGCGTCACCCTGGGCTGA
- a CDS encoding HipA family kinase → MLRDVTGIRYVTPLREGGSVPGVVEADDLGTYVVKFSGAAQGRKALVAEVIAGELGRRLGLRVPELVRFDFDPVIGLGEPDEEIQDLLKASGGLNLGMDFLPGSLGFDPLVFGVEPAEAGRIVWFDALIGNVDRSWRNPNLLVWHRNVWLIDHGASLIWHHNWKSARTASAKAYDASDHALARFSPQPAAAAAELAPLVTADLLAEVTALVPDEWLADEPGFAAPDDVRRAYADLLAARAADIHERITLAPLRRERQPPPEWLRTWVEGKNA, encoded by the coding sequence ATGCTGAGAGACGTGACGGGCATCCGCTATGTGACGCCGCTGCGCGAGGGCGGCTCGGTGCCCGGCGTGGTCGAGGCCGACGACCTGGGCACGTACGTGGTGAAGTTCAGCGGCGCCGCCCAGGGCCGCAAGGCGCTCGTGGCCGAGGTGATCGCCGGCGAACTCGGCCGCAGGCTGGGCCTGCGGGTGCCGGAACTGGTCCGCTTCGACTTCGACCCGGTGATCGGCCTCGGCGAGCCGGACGAGGAGATCCAGGACCTGCTGAAGGCGAGCGGCGGCCTGAACCTCGGGATGGACTTCCTGCCCGGCTCGCTCGGCTTCGACCCGCTGGTCTTCGGCGTCGAACCGGCCGAGGCGGGCCGCATCGTCTGGTTCGACGCGCTGATCGGCAACGTCGACCGGTCCTGGCGCAATCCCAACCTCCTGGTGTGGCACCGCAACGTATGGCTTATCGACCACGGCGCCTCGCTGATCTGGCACCACAACTGGAAGAGCGCGCGGACCGCCTCCGCGAAGGCCTACGACGCCTCCGACCACGCCCTGGCCCGCTTCTCGCCGCAGCCCGCCGCCGCGGCGGCCGAACTGGCGCCGCTGGTGACCGCGGACCTGCTCGCCGAGGTGACCGCGCTGGTCCCCGACGAGTGGCTGGCCGACGAACCCGGCTTCGCCGCGCCCGACGACGTACGCCGTGCATACGCCGACCTGCTGGCGGCCAGGGCGGCGGACATCCACGAACGGATCACGCTCGCGCCGCTGCGGCGCGAACGGCAGCCGCCGCCGGAGTGGCTGCGTACCTGGGTCGAGGGGAAGAACGCCTGA
- a CDS encoding DUF3037 domain-containing protein, with translation MSRREVFEYALVRVVPRIERGEMINAGVLVYCRARSFVGARVHLDENRLRCLDPEVDVAGVRAALRGYQEICAGGEEAGQAGDDDPGRRFRWLTAPRSTVVQPGPIHTGLTADPVAEVDRLLALLVH, from the coding sequence ATGAGCCGGCGCGAGGTGTTCGAGTACGCGCTGGTGCGCGTGGTGCCGCGGATCGAGCGCGGCGAGATGATCAACGCCGGGGTGCTGGTCTACTGCCGGGCCAGGAGCTTCGTCGGCGCGCGGGTGCACCTGGACGAGAACCGGCTGCGCTGCCTCGACCCCGAGGTGGACGTGGCGGGCGTGCGAGCGGCGCTGCGCGGCTACCAGGAGATCTGCGCGGGCGGCGAGGAGGCGGGCCAGGCCGGCGACGACGACCCCGGGCGCCGCTTCCGCTGGCTGACCGCGCCCCGCAGCACCGTCGTGCAACCGGGGCCGATCCACACCGGGCTGACCGCCGACCCGGTGGCCGAGGTGGACCGGCTGCTGGCGCTGCTGGTCCACTGA
- the fabG gene encoding 3-oxoacyl-ACP reductase FabG gives MSSTEQRVAIVTGAARGIGAATAVRLAEQGRAVAVLDLDESACKDTVEAITSAGGRAVAVGADVSDEAQVEAAVARVAAELGAPTVLVNNAGVLRDNLLFKMSAVDWDTVLGVHLRGAFLMTRAVQSHMVDAHFGRVVNLSSSSALGNRGQVNYSAAKAGLQGFTKTLAIELGKFGVTANAVAPGFIVTDMTAATAARVGMDFEEFQTAAATQIPVQRVGRPEDVAGAIAFFTGDDAGFVSGQVLYVAGGPLN, from the coding sequence ATGTCCAGCACCGAGCAGCGCGTCGCGATCGTCACCGGCGCCGCCCGCGGAATCGGCGCCGCCACCGCGGTGCGGCTGGCCGAGCAGGGCCGCGCCGTCGCCGTACTCGACCTCGACGAGAGCGCCTGCAAGGACACCGTCGAGGCCATCACCTCAGCCGGCGGCCGGGCCGTCGCGGTGGGCGCCGACGTCTCGGACGAGGCGCAGGTCGAGGCCGCAGTCGCCCGGGTCGCCGCCGAACTGGGGGCACCGACCGTCCTGGTGAACAACGCGGGAGTGCTCCGCGACAATCTGCTGTTCAAGATGAGCGCCGTCGACTGGGACACCGTCCTGGGCGTCCACCTGCGCGGCGCCTTCCTGATGACGCGCGCCGTGCAGAGCCACATGGTGGACGCGCACTTCGGCCGGGTGGTCAACCTCTCCTCGTCCTCCGCGCTGGGCAACCGCGGCCAGGTCAATTACTCCGCCGCCAAGGCCGGCCTGCAGGGCTTCACCAAGACCCTCGCCATCGAGCTGGGCAAGTTCGGCGTCACCGCCAACGCCGTGGCCCCCGGCTTCATCGTCACCGACATGACCGCCGCGACCGCCGCCAGGGTCGGCATGGACTTCGAGGAGTTCCAGACCGCCGCCGCCACCCAGATCCCGGTCCAGCGGGTCGGCAGGCCCGAGGACGTCGCGGGCGCCATCGCCTTCTTCACCGGCGACGACGCCGGCTTCGTCTCCGGCCAGGTGCTCTACGTGGCCGGCGGCCCGCTCAACTGA
- a CDS encoding SDR family oxidoreductase, which translates to MTQLPPTTPAKDTGKAALVTGASRGIGYGIAQALVARGDRVCITGRNEDALKQAVERLGPDRVIGVAGKAHDEAHQAIAVERTMEAFGRVDYLANNAGTNPVYGLLADLDLGVARKVYETNVISALGFAQQTWKAWQKDNGGAILNIASIAGLAPSPFIGAYGISKAAMVNLTVQLAAEMAPGVRVNSIAPAVVKTKFAAALYEGREEEAAAGYPLQRLGVPDDIGGAAAFLLGDQAGWITGQNLVMDGGLFLRAGVA; encoded by the coding sequence ATGACCCAGCTCCCCCCCACCACCCCCGCCAAGGACACCGGCAAAGCAGCGCTGGTCACCGGTGCGAGCCGCGGCATCGGCTACGGCATCGCGCAGGCGCTGGTCGCCCGCGGCGACCGGGTGTGCATCACCGGGCGCAACGAGGACGCGCTCAAGCAGGCGGTCGAGCGGCTCGGCCCCGACCGGGTGATCGGCGTCGCGGGCAAGGCCCACGACGAGGCGCACCAGGCCATCGCCGTCGAACGCACCATGGAGGCCTTCGGCCGGGTGGACTACCTCGCCAACAACGCGGGCACCAACCCCGTCTACGGCCTGCTCGCCGACCTCGACCTCGGCGTGGCCCGCAAGGTCTACGAGACCAACGTGATCTCCGCGCTCGGCTTCGCCCAGCAGACGTGGAAGGCCTGGCAGAAGGACAACGGCGGCGCGATCCTCAACATCGCCTCGATCGCCGGGCTCGCCCCGTCCCCCTTCATCGGCGCCTACGGCATCAGCAAGGCCGCGATGGTGAACCTGACCGTGCAGCTAGCCGCCGAGATGGCGCCGGGCGTGCGGGTCAACTCCATCGCCCCCGCGGTGGTCAAGACGAAGTTCGCCGCGGCTCTCTACGAGGGGCGCGAGGAGGAGGCCGCGGCCGGCTACCCGCTCCAGCGGCTCGGGGTGCCCGACGACATCGGCGGCGCCGCGGCCTTCCTGCTCGGCGACCAGGCCGGCTGGATCACCGGACAGAACCTGGTGATGGACGGCGGCCTGTTCCTGCGCGCGGGCGTCGCCTGA
- the ung gene encoding uracil-DNA glycosylase, whose product MLPDSWQSVLGEELDKPYFQQLTDFVEAERKEHRVFPPRDEVFAALEATPFDRVKVLILGQDPYHGEGQGHGLCFSVRPGVKTPPSLRNIFKEMHDELGHPVPDNGYLLPWAEQGVLLLNAVLTVREAEANSHKGKGWEKFTDAVIRAVAGRTDPAVFVLWGNYAKKKLPLIDTSRHTVIQGAHPSPLSQKLFFGSRPFTQIDTAVRAQGHEPIDWRIPDLGGRAG is encoded by the coding sequence ATGCTGCCCGACTCCTGGCAGAGCGTCCTCGGCGAGGAGTTGGACAAGCCCTACTTCCAGCAGCTCACCGACTTCGTCGAGGCCGAACGCAAGGAGCATCGCGTCTTCCCGCCGCGCGACGAGGTCTTCGCGGCGCTGGAGGCGACTCCCTTCGACCGGGTCAAGGTGCTGATCCTGGGCCAGGACCCCTACCACGGGGAGGGCCAGGGCCACGGTCTGTGCTTCTCGGTGCGCCCGGGCGTGAAGACCCCGCCCTCGCTGCGCAACATCTTCAAGGAGATGCACGACGAGCTGGGCCACCCGGTGCCGGACAACGGCTATCTGCTGCCCTGGGCGGAGCAGGGCGTGCTGCTGCTCAACGCGGTGCTGACGGTCCGCGAGGCGGAGGCGAACTCGCACAAGGGCAAGGGCTGGGAGAAGTTCACCGACGCGGTGATCCGGGCGGTGGCCGGCCGGACCGATCCCGCGGTCTTCGTGCTGTGGGGCAACTACGCCAAGAAGAAGCTGCCGCTGATCGACACCTCCCGGCACACCGTGATCCAGGGTGCCCACCCCTCGCCGCTGTCGCAGAAGCTCTTCTTCGGCAGCCGTCCCTTCACCCAGATCGACACGGCGGTCCGGGCGCAGGGGCACGAGCCGATCGACTGGCGCATCCCCGATCTCGGCGGGCGCGCCGGTTAG